TTTGTTGTATTCACTTCGATCTTCTTCCTCGGAGGCGCGCTGTTCTCGCACTTTGTAGTGTTCCGATTAGCCTGGAGCTTCTTCGCAGGATTCTCGACCGACTACATGGACTTCATGCCAAAAATCGCTCCGGTGTTTTCTCTCTACGTCAAGATGATGCTGGCAATGGGGATCGTGTTCCAACTACCAACGCTCGTGTTCTTCCTCGCGAAGCTTGGACTCGTTACGCCAAAGTTTCTAATCAAGAATACAAAGTATGCAATCCTGATTATCTTCATCATTGCAGCTGTTCTGACACCGTCCGCCGATCCAGTGACGCAAACTGCTATGGCCGCGCCAATGATGGTCCTATATGGGATCAGCATCGGCATCGCGTGGGTCTTCCAGAAGGGCCAGCCCGACGACGATTAATACGGAAGTCTCGTTGAGTGGAAGTCAGTAGGACTTGGCAAAGTATGCCTGTTCTCGTGCCGGAGCTTCGCAGCGAACACAGGTTACGGAGGCTTCCAAACCACTCATGGGTAGGTTCCGAATGGTCGCCTGAGTTTCAGCCTTGATGGCGGCCTCGCAGATCGTTTCCCCACACCACGGCGAAATAACGAATCCCGGCCGGCCCGCCATAATCTTCTTAAATTCCTCATACGACGTCGTCCTGACCGTATATTCCTCACGGAACCGACACGCACGGTCGAACAACTCCTGCTGAATCTCGCTGAGAAGCGTCTGAACCCCGGAGACAACCTCTTTACGAGCAAAAGCCACCTTATTACGGTTATCACGGCGAACCGACAGGACCTGTGATTTTTCTATATCCTTCGGTCCGACTTCGAGGCGCACTGGCACCCCTTTAAGTTCCCATTCGGCGAACTTCCACCCCGGCGTATACGAGTCACGAGCATCCAAAGTTACCCGAACGCCTGCCGCATTGAGTTCGTCGCGAACCGATTCAGCGTAAGGCAAGATGGTTTCCTGCCAGTTACCACGCAAGATCGGCACGATGACAACTTGATAAGGTGCGATTCTAGGCGGCAAAATCAACCCAGAATCGTCGCCGTGCATCATGATCACGCCACCAACGAGACGCGTTGACATTCCCCACGAGGTCTGCCACACGTGCTGCACTGACTTGTCCCGCGCCTGAAATGTAATATCGAACACTTTGGCAAAGTTTTGGCCCAAATGATGGGAGGTGCCTGCCTGGAGAGCACGTGCGTCACCCATAAGTGCCTCAATCGAGTAGGTGTGCACCGCTCCAGCGAACTTTTCACTTTCACTCTTGCGGCCTTCAATCACGGGCATCGCAAGTTCCTGTTCAGCGAAATCCTTGTAGACTCCCAACATACGGAGTGCTTCCTCTTCCGCTTCTTGCTCCGTCTCATGGGCGGTGTGTCCCTCCTGCCAGAGGAATTCCGTGGTTCGTAAAAACGGCCGTGTTACCTTTTCCCACCGAACCACGTTCGCCCATTGATTAATTAGGATCGGCAGGTCACGCCACGATTGGATCCACTTAGCGTACATCATGCCGATTATTGCTTCGGAAGTCGGGCGGATGACCAGTCGCTCTTCTAACTCCTCATCACCACCTCGGGTCACCCAAGCCACCTGTGGCGCAAAACCCTCAACGTGAGCCGCTTCTTTACGTAGCAAACTCTCGGGAATGAATAAAGGGAAATACGCGTTAACGTGGCCGGTGGCCTTGAATCGACGATCCAGCGCCTGCTGCATCAACTCCCAGATTGCGTAACCGTACGGCCGGATGATCATGCATCCTTTAACTGGTGAGTAATCTGCGAGCTCAGCCCGCTTCACAACGTCGAGATACCATCTGGAAAAATCCTTCGACCTTGGTGTGATTTCCGTAACAAAAGCGATCTTCTTGTCCGCCATCGAGCCGCCGCCTCACTCTTCCTAAACGTGTCGGATTGCGAATAATAAATTAATAGCGCAGCCCGACTACATCTGCCCATCCGGTGACGTATCGTAAGACGCGCTCAGGTCACCGAGTGGGACGCACGAAAACTCCAAATTACTGCTATCCTACCATCTGATCCCTAGTCGAAGGATTTCTTCCACCGATGAAACCGACTTGCATCAACATAACCTCTGGCACACACACATACCCGATTCATATCGCGACCGGCCTGACATCGCGTCTTTCATCGCTAGTTGACCAGACAGCGCCAAAAGGCAGGCGATTCATCGTCTCTAACTCCACCATCTGGCGGATTCACGGACAATCTATTAGCACCGCACTTCCTGATGCAGAACTTATTCTGATTCCTGACGGCGAACGCTTCAAAACACTACATACAGTCAGCCGAATCTATGAATCGTTAATCCACACTGGGGCAGACCGTCAGGCGACCCTAGTAGCGGTCGGCGGTGGCATCGTAGGAGACGTGGCGGGGTTCGCAGCCGCAACGTTTCTTCGAGGTATCACTATTCTCCATGTCCCGACCACTCTTCTCGCACAGGTTGACAGTGCGATTGGCGGTAAAGTTGGAGTCAACCACACACTTGGCAAGAATCTGATTGGTGCATTCTACCCGCCGGCGTCAGTACTCATCGATCCCGAACTACTGACCACATTGCCTCGGCGGGAGTTCCGAGCTGGCCTCTATGAAGTCATCAAATACGGGATGATCGCGGACCGTGATCTCTTCGAACGCGTTGAACGCGATCTGTCAGCGCTGTTCGATCATAACCAGATGGCTCTCCAACCGATCATTGCAGAATGTTGTCGAATTAAGAGTTCAATCGTAGAAACAGATGAGCGGGAAGCCGGACTTCGCCGCATATTAAATTTTGGCCATACGGTCGGTCATGCGATCGAGGCAGTAACAAAATACCGTCGCTTCAAACACGGCGAGGCTGTCGGCTACGGCATGTTAGCAGCGGCCGATATCGCAGTACGACGTCGAACACTCGCGCCAGAACCCCGTAAGGCATTGTCAGAGTTAGTTACCAAACTTGGACCTATGCCATCAGTCGCCGACCTCTCCTCAAAGCAGGTCATTGACATGATCAATCGTGATAAGAAGATTAAGGAGGGAAAGTTACACTTTGTCCTGCCGTCGTCGATCGGAACAACGATCGTCGTAGACGACGTAACAACTAGACAGATCAACGCCGCATTGAAACGACTAGGCTTAAGACCCTAACTGGTTGAGTAGACAGTGCAGACATCAACCTGCCTCAAACGATCCTATTGAGTTGTTCCGGCTCGTTCGAGCTCGAAAGCGATCGCCGCATCAAAGTACTGCACCGTTAAGCCACCAGTAATAGCTACACCGTTGATAACGAATGTCGGTGTCGCTTCGACACGAAGACTCACACCAAGTGCAATATCGTCGCGCACCCTCTCAAGTATCGATGAGTACTCGGCTTCAAAGTCATCTACCCCACCGACATCACGAGCAGCGGTTTGAACGCTGCTCGCTGACAAGGTGGCTTGGTGCTCAAAAAGCCAGTCTTCGAGTGCCCCAACCCTTTCCTCGCCACCACGCCCGGCCAGCAGCACCGCAGCGGCAGCCTCACAAGACGCATAGTGTATGCCGTTAGGTGCTGTCTCATTACACTCCGGGTCGAGTGGATAATGCTTGGTCAACAGCTTGACAGCTCCAGGTCGTATGGCCTCGTACTTCGCGAACACTGACTTATAGTTCAGATAGGTCTGCTTGCATGGTGGACACATGTAGTCGTTAAACTTCAAGACAAGAACTTCAGCATCTTCATCTACGATCGGTAATTCCACGCGACGTTGTGAACTCCACCAGCGAATAAACTCCTCCCGCTCGCTAACCGACAAGGTCGCTGGCGCCGTTGTAACCCCCTCTAATTCTGTCGTCGTTCTAAGCCATGCCCCACCCAACACTGACCCAAGAACCAATGAAATCATTAAGGCAAATCCGATCGGAAATCCTCTTAGGACCCGAATATCCTCCACTATTAGGCCTGGCACTTGGGATATCGTCGTCGTTGTGGAGGCCCCCGACACGACGAAAAGTCCTGCAACCGCCACGTATACAGCAACACACAGCATGCAGATAGTCCCTAGGACGACAAACGAGGCGTAGGCTAGATAAAACACAAACGCCAGCGCCACAGTCGACAACAAGAACAGATACGCTGCGAGATGTGCCCTGATTAAAGACGTGCTTCGCCAGGCTGCCAGAATGAGGGCGCCAGCAAACATGAACCACACTAGACCAAGATAGGCAACTGGGACACCGCCGATGCTACCGTATTGGCTAAGGTACACCTGCGTGCAATTGAGTGTGCTGCTAACATCGCAAAAACTGACGTAGGTCGGATCGCTGAATATCCGAGCGTGCACATAAGTAGACGCGACTGAGGCGCCAAACCCAACCAACACGAACACCGCACTTAACCGAAAGGCTGCTAAACTCATAAGAACACCACCATATTCACTGAATCTCGCTCGCTCCACTCGGGACCCCGCTAAACGTCACCTTCATGGGCCCGCTCGATTGATAAACCCTTCCGCTCTGATTCGTACCAAAAACATGATCTCCATCGTTCGTCGGAACAGCGGTTACGAAGTAAGTCGTCACGACCGTGCCAGGCACCGTATCGTTACACGGAGCAGGAACGCCGGGTGCTTCCAAACCAGCAGTTAATGTGATGCTATATGACTTCTTCAGCGAAGGATCGTTTTCAAAATCTTGGCCAAGGAAACCATGGTCGCCACCCGTGGCAGGTGGCGTAGCCAACAAAGCTAAGTTCGGCGCATAGTAGCCGTTAGCGCAGCTAGCTGCATAGCGCGACTGAGCACTGTTAATAGCGTGCAGCAAAGCAACTATGGCCGCCTCACTGCCCGCTACACGAGCACGAAGCCAGCTCGGAACTGAAATGGCTCCAACTATGCCTACAACCGCGATAACGATCAGCAGCTCGACCCAAGAGAAACTATTATTAGCCTTCACTGTCTCCAGTCGATCTTAATATGCTTCATAAAACATCGGCCAGTTGTATTGGTCGGCGCGATAGCATCCAGACGAGAAACCAACTTACCTAAACAACAAGAAGATAGACCGTGAATTGATTAGCGTTGAGAAACTCAGCCAACGAGCACCGCAGCAGCAATCACTGTGGTCCATCGCCCTTGCTTGTCACCAACGGCAGACTGAGTAACGTTTCTAGTGTTGACGATCTGATTGGAGAGCCGGTATACCTCTTTCTTCTCGTCCCAGCTCTTATCAGGATCGAAGTCGAGATCCAGCGCAGTCGCCAGCATCTCGGCAGCCAACTCTTCGGCATAGTCGCCAGCGGTGTCCTCGTTCTCGCCATAGCTATGGTGCTCAGAAAGATAGCCGTGAAGCATCGGGTCTCGTGGAATTGCTAAACCGATCGTAGCAGCTATAAGTCGGTGTGGTTCCCGGGAGGCTGCGTCCGACATGACTACAAAAGTGACCTGCCCAGGCTGAAGCCGCCGCACGCCTTCAGTGCGTGACAAAATCTTACAGCCTGGCGGGAAGATACTCGAGACCCGTACAAGATTGCACGCCGCGATGCCAGCCGACCTCAGCGCCCGCTCAAAAGACGTGAGCTTCTCGCGATGTCTGCCTACACCCTTGGTTAAGAAGATTTCCTTAGGAACGAAACCGAGCACAACGTACCTCACGCCAAACGCCAGATAGACCCACCAACGAACTACCCCCCCCCAAAGCGACCTGCATCGTAGGGAACGCGCGCCGCAGTGTCAAGATGAAATCCTCTCGGACTCCTTCTACTGTCCGACAGCGGAGGCCTGATATATGATGTCCTTTCGGGTTTGGGGCTGGGCTGCCTACCTATGCACACTGGTTAGGTTTGGGTCTCTTGAACGAGGGAGGGTAACCGCAATGAGGGTCTACGACACACCGAGCATTAGGAATGTTGCGATCGTCGGGCATAGTGGCTCCGGAAAGACGCAGCTGACCTCTGCCATGTTGTTTGATGCGGGCATGGTGAACCGCTTGGGGATGGTAGACGAAGGCACCACGGTCACCGACTTTGACGAGGAGGCTATCGAGAGGAAACATACCCTAGCCGCGAGTGCTGCCTACGCTGAGTGGAACAAGACTAAAATCAACGTTCTTGACACCCCAGGGATCGCTAATTTCCTCAGCGAAGCAAGAACTGCAATGGGCGTCAGCGATGCCGCTGTTGTCGTGGTGGACGCTGTCTCAGGAGTTGAAGTACAAACGGAAAAGACCTGGGCTGAGGCACAAGAACTCGGTATTCCTAGAGTGGTCGTACTTAACCACCTTGATCGGGAGCGAGCTAGCTTGACTCGTTCCCTTACGTCGCTTCAGGACGTGCTTGGGCGCACCATCGTGCCAATCCAAGTGCCAATCGGTAGTGAAAAATCGTTCCGGGGAGTCGTCGACCTCGTTGCCATGAGGGCACTCGTGTTCGCCTCAGGCAGCAACGGCAAACCTTCAGTTGAAGACATTCCAGACGATATCGTTGCTTCGGCGAAGACTGCACGAGAGGCTTTGATTGAAATGGTGGCGGAAGCCGATGACAACCTTATGGAGAAGTTCTTCGAGGCTGGAACGCTCACACAAGAAGAACTCGAAGCCGGCCTCCGCACAGCAGTCCTCGCAGGCCAAGTTGCACCTCTAGTGTGCACCTCGGCTACGCTTAATATCGGCGTCGTACCGCTCCTAGATGCTCTCGTAAAATATACTCCATCCCCAGCCGATCGTCCGTTCCCTAGTGCAAACAGTGACAAAGAGTCCGAACAGAAGGTTGCCTCAAGCGAGGGACCAATCGCTGCCTATGTATGGAAGACTATTGCCGATCCGTTCGCCGGACGCATCACAATGTTCCGCGTTGTTTCCGGCACCATTCAAGCTGATGCAACGGTACATAACCTCACAAAGGATTCGGCTGAGCGCTTCGGCAGCTTACTGCTACTCCAAGGCAAGACTCAAACTTCTGTGGATGAACTCCGTGCTGGGGATCTCGGTGCCGTTGCAAAACTAAAAGACACACACACAGGCGATACTCTGGCGGATAAAGGTGACTCGAGCAGGTTTCCACCGTTCACGTTCCCATCTCCAGTATTGTCCTACGCGATCGAACCGAAAAGTCGTGGCGACGAAGAGAAAATCAGCACATCACTGCAACGCCTTAGGGAAGAAGACCCGACAATCGAGTACGGGCGAGACGACCAAACTCAGGAACTCCTGCTCTCGGGCCAGGGGCAGGTACACATTGAGGTTACGGTAGCCAAACTAAAACGTCGTTTTGGCGTCGAGGTGAATCTCAAGCTGCCACGGATTGCGTACCGCGAAACGATTTTGGCTTCAACTGAGGCCCACGGACGCCACAAGAAACAGACTGGCGGTCACGGACAATTCGGTGACTGCAAGATCCGCATGGAACCGTTACCTCGGGGTAGCGATTTCGAGTTCGCTAATGAGATCTTTGGTGGTTCTATCCCGAGACAGTTTGTACCAGCAGTCGAGAAAGGCATCCAGCAGTCACGGATGCGTGGATATCTCGCGGGCTACCCAGTCGTCGATTTTAAGGCAACGGTGTTCGATGGCTCGTTCCACCCAGTAGACTCAAACGAGATGTCGTTCAAGATGGCAGGTTCCTTGGCGTTTAAGGATGCAATGACACGCGCCAAGCCCACACTTCTGGAACCGATCATGAACGTTGAAATCTACTCTCCGAGCGAATTTGCTGGCGATCTAATGGGCGATCTCAATAGTCGACGCGGCCGCATAGGTGGGATGGAGCCTCGCGGCGCAATGACCGCGATTAAAGCTCAGGTCCCAATTGCGGAAATGTTGACCTATGAACAGCAACTCACGTCCGCGACCGGTGGCCGAGGAGCATATCAAATGAAGTTCTCTCACTACGAAGAGGTGCCGGCTCACCTCCACAGTGACATCATCTCAGCAGCAAAGGCCGAAAGCTCATAGAAAACAGCCGGCAACGGCTGACCCAGCAGCCAGATATCAAGGAGACCTTGGGTTTCTCCTAAACCTTTTAGGATTTCTCGGTAGAACCGTCCACGTCACCTTTACCTTGGATTCGTCGCGCGGCAGCTCGGAGCCGCCCTCCAACTCCTTGGCTTGATTTCTGTGAAGTCGTAACTTCAGGTTGCAACGGTTCTGTTGACGCTGGCGAGTACTCGCTACCCACCAGTTCCACTTGCGCCATTTCTGCCTTGTCACCCTGCCGTAACCCGAGCCGAAGGAGACGCGTGTAACCACCTGCCCGCTTCTCGAAGCGTGGCGCAATTCCATCAAACAGCTTACTCACAATCACCTGATCAGCAATGTCACGACGAACGAGTCTTCGTGCATTTACGCCACGCACCACATCGTCACTCGCCAGTCCACGCTTAGCAATCGTAACCAGACGCTCCACGAACGGTCGCAATTCCTTTGCCTTGGACACAGTCGTCTGAATTCGCTCGTGACGCAGCAACGCCTCAGCCTGATTTCTGAGCAATGACTTCCGATGCTCGCTAACCCGTCCCAACTTTCGATGTGCTACTCGATGACGCATATAACCTTCACAGTTCTATGTTGCACGCATTCGTCCACTACGCGCTTCAGACCGCAGGGTCGATTTCAGATTGTGGCTTCGCCTCAGGCTGCGGCACTGTCTGATCGAGCCGCATACCAAGGCTAAGTCCCATGTTTGTAAGGATTTCCTTAATCTCGTTCAAAGACTTCCTTCCGAAGTTTTTAGTCTTAAGCATTTCGGCTTCCGTCTTCTGCACAAGCTCAGAGATCGTACTAATCTCAGCATTCTTCAGGCAGTTGTATGATCGTACCGAGAGCTCCAATTCTTCTACACTCTTCTCGAGGTTCTCGTTTGAGGTCAGTATTGGCTGTTCAACTGAGAGGTCCTGTGCTTGCTCAACTGGATCATCTAGGGAGATAAAGATCTTTAGGTGATCTTGAATCAACTTCGAAGCCAACGACACTGCATCACGCGGCGTAATCGAGCCGTTAGTCCAGACATCCAAAGTTACTTTTTCGTAATCAGTGGTTTGTCCCAGCCGGGCTGCTTCGACAAGGTAATTAACCTTCTTGATCGGCGAGTGGACGGAGTCGATTGGAATCCAGCCGATCCCCAAATCATCATCAAAATTCTTATCGGCCGACACATAACCCCGGTTTTGACGAACCCTCATTTCCATTTGTAATCGGCCACCTTCGCCAATCGTTGCGATGTGAGCATCCGGTTCAAGGATTTCCACATCAGAGTCCGTCTGAATGTCACGGGCTTTTATCTCACCAACCTTCTCCGACGTGAGCGACAGGGTCTTAGGGTGCTCTACATGCATCCGCAGTGGCACCTGCTTAACATTCAGAATAATATCTATCGCATCCTCAACAACACCTGGAATCGGAGAGAACTCGTGTTGTACACCCTCGATCTTTACCGCGACGACCGCTGCGCCTTCGATTGATGAGAGTAATACGCGGCGCACTGCGTTCCCGACAGTAGTGCCGAATCCACGCTCGAATGGCTGCGCAGAAAACCGACCGAATCGGTCAGTCAACGTTTCCCGCTCAAACTCCAAGCGCTTTGGCCGTTGGAAACCTTTCCACAACATCGACATCAGTCCTTTCTCAAATCGTTTCTACCGAATTCTGACGGTTGTCGAGAATTACTTGGAGTAAAGCTCGACTATAAGCTGCTCTTGCACGGGCAGATTAATCTGCTGTCGTGTCGGCAACGACGCAACGCGGCCGGAGAGCTGTTCTGCATCAAACTCGAGCCACTCGGGAATTCCCCGCCCCTTAACTTCCTCCATCGCGTGTTGAATCGACTTACTCTTGGCCTTTGACTCGCGCACGCTCAATACATCACCAACTCCCACCGAGTACGACGGCACATTGACACGGCAGCCATTAATAAAGAAGTGTCCATGACGCACGAGTTGCCTCGCCTGGGGTCGTGAGGTCGCTAATCCGAGCCTGTAGATCACGTTGTCAAATCGACGCTCAAGTAGCTGAAGTAAGGTCTCACCGGTTATGCCCCGATGGCGATCGGCAGACTCAAAATAGCGTCTGAACTGACTTTCTAGTACGCCATAGGTACGCTTCACTTTCTGTTTCTCACGAAGCTGCAAACCGTACCCCATGAGCTTAGCCTTCCGACCCTTGCCGTGGTGACCTGGCGGAACGTTACGCTTTTCAATGGCGCACTTCTCCATATAACACCGCTCGCCCTTTAGAAAGAGCTTCATGCCCTCACGCCGGCAAAGCCGGCAAACCGCACCTGTGTATCGTGCCATGTCGTGTCCTTACCGTCTCATTCCAATAACAATTCCCATAACTGTTAGACCCGCCGACGTTTCTGAGGGCGACAACCATTGTGCGGCACCGGAGTCACATCACGGATCGACCTGACATCCAATCCGATCGTCTGGAGAGCACGAACCGCCGACTCTCTTCCAGCACCAGGCCCCTTTACACGTACTTCAAGCGACCGCATACCCACTCCCTTAGCCGCCTTCCCAGCGGTAATAGCTGCCTGGGTTGCTGCAAACGGAGTGCCCTTGCGCGACCCTTTAAAACCAATACCACCTGCGCTAGACCAAGCGACTACATTACCGTCAGCATCGGTGATCGTAATAATGGTGTTATTGAACGACACTTGAATATGCGCGTGGCCATGCTGCACGACACGCTTCACGCCGCGCTTTTTGAAAGTTTTTTTCCGTTTAACAGACTTTTTCGTCGGTTCTGAAAGTGCACTTTCAATCGCTTCTTTCTTCGCCATGCCTTGAGACCTTTCGCGCTAAACCGTCCTTTTCTTAGCGACCGCACCTTTCCTCGGCCCCTTACGAGTCCGAGCGTTGGTGTGAGTCCGCTGCCCACGTACAGGTAAGTTTCGTCGGTGACGCATTCCCCGATAGCAACCGATTTCCATGAGCCGTTTAATGCTCACAGAGATTTCCTTACGCAGGTCACCCTCAACCTGACCTTGCTCTTCGATCACGCGACTGATCTTACGAACGTCGTCTTCAGAGAGATCCTTGACCCGAACATCGCCACTGACACCAGCCACCTCAAGAATATCAGTTGCCCGTTTTCGGCCGATTCCATAAATAGAAGTCAAACCGATCTCAATCCGTTTCGTTATGGGTAAATCAACGCCTGAAATACGTGCCATCTGTGTCCTTCGCTCTCACGTGCAACCGTTGCACTCCATTGCTACTTCTCGTTCAACCCTGTCGCTGCTTATGTTTCTGATTGCTGCAGACAACCCTAACGACACCTCGTCGCCGAACAATCTTACACTTGGCACACATACGTTTGACAGATGTTCGAACCTTCATTTCCGCTTCCTCACGCTGTTACGGTCTGCGAATCGCCCGGCCTCCGTGTCAAGACTTCTGCGCTGCTTGAGGTTACGGCAACCGTGTGCTCAAAGTGAGCAGACAGGCTACCGTCCCTAGTCACAGCCGTCCACTGATCATCGAGTACGCGTACAGTTGGTTTGCCAATATTCACCATTGGCTCAATTGCCAAAACCATGCCTTCGGCCAGTCTCGGACCTCGACCAGGTTCACCATAGTTCGGAATCTGAGGCTCCTCATGCAACTTCGTGCCGATACCGTGACCTACGAACTCCCGAACCACCGAAAAACCATTGGCTTCTACGTGACATTGAATGGCGTGGCCGATATCCGAAACTCTCGACCCTACTCGCATTCGCTCAATACCAAGATCTAGAGCCTCACGTGTTACCCGTAATAACTGCTTCACCTCGTCCGAAACCGTCCCAATGGCCACCGTCACCGCAGAGTCTCCGTAATAACCATCTAGTAAAACGCCGACATCAAGCGACACGATATCACCTGCCATTAGTTTTCTCGGTGACGGAATCCCGTGAACTACCTCATCATTAATCGAAGCACACAAGCTCGCTGGAAAACCCCGGTAACCTTTGAAAGCCGGCGTAGCACCGGCCTCACGTACACGAGCCTCGACAGTCGCATCCAGTTCGGCCGTGGTAACGCCAGGCGCGGCTATCGTCCGTAACTCATCCAGCACGCTTGCCACAACCTGATTCGCCGCACGCATCCGTATCAGTTCCTCAGGCGATTTGCACACAATCACTCGCCTATCCTCGCATTAGTCACGAGCGGTCCCGCTCCGGCGAACCCTGAAAACGATCAATCGCTTCCTGCACCAATCGCTCGACTACATCCGGCGTTCGACTTCCATCAATCTCAGCGAATGTTCTACGGCCACGATAATAACTCGTCAAAGGTTCCGAGTCGCGAGCGTAAACTTTCAACCGCTCGCGCACAATCGACTCGCGGTCATCGCTTCGTTGCACCAACGCACCACCGCATTTCCCGCACTCAGTTCCCAAATGGTCACCAAAAATTTCCCCGCACTCTCCACAGACACGCCTAGCAGCAAGTCGACGTACCAACTCATCAGAGGAAACAGAAATGTCAAGGACAATCAGTGGATCGCGATCAACCAATATCGTATCCAGCGCTTCAGCCTGAGCTACGGTCCTCGGAAAACCATCTAGCACGAAGCCCTCCAGTGCATCTTCCCTCACCAATCGCTCACGGACAATTCCGATCATCACCTCGTCACTCACCAAGCCACCAGCATCCATGGTTGCCTGCACCGCACGACCAAACTCGGTCTCCAGTTGTGCAGCTTCTCGCAAGATATCGCCCGTCGAAATTCTTGGCACATTTCGCACTTCCCCTAGTTGCGAAGCCTGCGTACCCTTCCCTGCCCCTGGTGGTCCGAGCATTGCAATGTTAAGCTGCATCCCATCTCCGCAAACTCAGGTAGGCCCTAGCCTCGTCTCCCACGAATACGAGTCTTCTTCATAAAGCCATCGTAGTGCCGCATAATGAGCTGCGATTCAACCTGCTGCACCGTATCCATCGACACGCCAACGATGATGAGCAAGGACGTGCCTCCGAAATAAAACGTCACGTTCATTCCCTGGGTAATAAACTGCGGAAGAACCGCATCAAGTTGTTCCCCAATGAATGGAATCGGTGCGACTCGGATTCCTACAATAAGAAGATCTGGCAAAACAGCGACCATCGCCAAATAGATCGCGCCAGCCAGGGTAATCCGCGTCAAAATTGTGTCAATGTATTCGGCTGTCCTCTTCCCAGGCCGAATTCCAGGAATGAATCCACCATACTTACGCATGTTCTCAGCGACATCATCAGGATTAAAAATGATGGCCGTATAAAAATAGGCAAAGAAAATGATGCCGGATACGTAGAGAAGGTAATACAGAGGCATACCATAGGTCAGTTGGTCGGTGACTGTCTGCCCCCAGCTCCCAGCCGGTAACACACCCGCAATCGTTGCAGGAAACGCTAGAATCGAGGAAGCAAAGATGACTGGAATAACTCCACCCGTGTTCACCTTCAACGGAATATGCGTACTGGTACCACCAGTCATCCGCCGACCAACAACGCGCTTAGCGTATTGCACTACGACTCGCCGATGGCCTCGCTCGATAAAGACAACTGCAGCCACCACAGCCATCATGAGCCCAACAAGTGCAATCAAACGAAACAAGCCAATCTGTCCTGAGCGGAGCTGATCGACCGTTGTAATTACCGCACTCGGCAGACCCACCACGATGCCCGCGAAGATAATAAGTGACATCCCATTACCGATTCCGCGCTCAGTAATCTGCTCGCCGAGCCACATGATGAAGATAGTGCCCGTCGTCAACGTTAACAC
The nucleotide sequence above comes from Vicinamibacterales bacterium. Encoded proteins:
- a CDS encoding adenylate kinase, encoding MQLNIAMLGPPGAGKGTQASQLGEVRNVPRISTGDILREAAQLETEFGRAVQATMDAGGLVSDEVMIGIVRERLVREDALEGFVLDGFPRTVAQAEALDTILVDRDPLIVLDISVSSDELVRRLAARRVCGECGEIFGDHLGTECGKCGGALVQRSDDRESIVRERLKVYARDSEPLTSYYRGRRTFAEIDGSRTPDVVERLVQEAIDRFQGSPERDRS
- the secY gene encoding preprotein translocase subunit SecY, whose translation is MIESIKSVFAVPELRNRVLFTFAVLGVYRVGNHVPTPGVNTEALAILAEQAANTMFGLYDMFSGGNLSRVTIFALGIMPYISASIILQLLTVVWPYLERLSKEGELGRRKITQYTRYGTLFLCVVQSLGISIFLERQTNIAGGLPLVYEPGWSFRLLTVLTLTTGTIFIMWLGEQITERGIGNGMSLIIFAGIVVGLPSAVITTVDQLRSGQIGLFRLIALVGLMMAVVAAVVFIERGHRRVVVQYAKRVVGRRMTGGTSTHIPLKVNTGGVIPVIFASSILAFPATIAGVLPAGSWGQTVTDQLTYGMPLYYLLYVSGIIFFAYFYTAIIFNPDDVAENMRKYGGFIPGIRPGKRTAEYIDTILTRITLAGAIYLAMVAVLPDLLIVGIRVAPIPFIGEQLDAVLPQFITQGMNVTFYFGGTSLLIIVGVSMDTVQQVESQLIMRHYDGFMKKTRIRGRRG